Proteins from one Rosa chinensis cultivar Old Blush chromosome 7, RchiOBHm-V2, whole genome shotgun sequence genomic window:
- the LOC112179593 gene encoding protein HOTHEAD, whose protein sequence is MGTYMGCWRLVFGAAILFLLGFCDSNTAPNFTFMHNATTAPAISYYDYIIVGGGTAGCPLAATLSQNASVLLLERGGSPYGNPNITDLGAFGAALADLSPTSPSQRFVSEDGVINARARVLGGGSCLNAGFYTRAAADYVRDAGWDGRLVNQSYEWVERLVAFRPPVQGWQSAVRDGLLEAGVVPDNGFTYDHIYGTKVGGTIFDVERHRHTAADLLEYANSTRLTVLLHASVQKILFRTRGKARPLAHGVAFRDASGTRHTAYLKRGSKNEIIISAGAIGSPQILMLSGVGPEEHLKAHNITVVLDQPMVGRGMSDNPMNAIFVPSPSHVEVSLIQVVGITRFGSYIEAAGGENFSARDYGMLSPKIGQLSTVPPKQRTPEALAKAVEFMNSLDEAAFNGGFILEKIIGPVSAGHLELQTLNPNDNPSVTFNYFQDPLDLERCVQGLHTIEKVVESKAFSKFRFNDMSIPTLLNMTARAPINLLPKHENSSRSLEQFCKDTVMTIWHYHGGCQVGRVVDHQYKVLGVDALRVIDGSTFNYSPGTNPQATVMMLGRYMGQTILNERLATDEP, encoded by the exons ATGGGTACTTATATGGGGTGCTGGAGATTGGTGTTTGGTGCTGCAATTCTCTTCCTTCTTGGCTTCTGCGACTCCAACACAG CTCCAAACTTCACCTTCATGCACAATGCAACAACAGCTCCAGCCATATCATACTATGACTACATTATCGTAGGTGGAGGCACCGCCGGATGCCCCTTGGCTGCAACTCTTTCCCAAAACGCCAGCGTTTTGCTACTAGAACGTGGCGGCTCACCCTATGGCAACCCTAATATTACCGATTTAGGCGCCTTTGGGGCAGCGCTCGCTGACCTTTCCCCCACATCCCCCTCCCAGCGCTTTGTCTCTGAGGACGGTGTTATTAACGCTCGGGCTCGTGTTTTAGGCGGTGGAAGCTGCCTAAACGCCGGCTTTTACACACGCGCTGCCGCGGACTACGTCAG GGACGCGGGTTGGGATGGGCGATTAGTCAACCAATCATACGAATGGGTGGAGCGGCTCGTGGCATTCCGCCCGCCAGTTCAAGGGTGGCAGTCTGCGGTGCGTGACGGTTTGTTGGAAGCCGGTGTGGTACCAGACAACGGGTTCACTTACGATCATATCTATGGGACCAAAGTTGGAGGAACCATTTTTGATGTTGAGCGGCATAGGCACACTGCTGCCGACTTATTAGAGTATGCTAATTCCACTAGGCTCACTGTGCTCTTGCACGCCTCTGTCCAAAAGATCTTGTTTAGAACAAGAG GAAAAGCAAGGCCATTGGCCCATGGTGTAGCGTTCAGAGACGCATCTGGAACCAGACACACAGCATACCTCAAGAGAGGGTCCAAGAACGAGATCATTATATCAGCTGGGGCAATTGGAAGTCCACAGATTTTGATGTTGAGTGGTGTGGGCCCTGAAGAGCACCTTAAGGCCCACAACATCACCGTTGTGTTGGACCAACCCATGGTTGGCCGAGGCATGTCAGACAACCCTATGAATGCCATTTTCGTGCCTTCACCTAGCCACGTCGAGGTGTCGCTCATCCAAGTCGTTGGCATTACTCGCTTCGGAAGCTACATTGAAGCTGCTGGAGGCGAAAACTTCTCTGCGAGGGACTATGGAATGTTATCTCCCAAG ATTGGCCAGCTCTCCACCGTGCCACCAAAGCAAAGGACCCCGGAAGCCCTAGCTAAAGCTGTGGAATTCATGAACAGTCTTGATGAAGCAGCTTTTAACGGAGGCTTCATCCTTGAGAAGATCATAGGCCCCGTTTCCGCAGGCCATTTGGAGCTCCAGACCCTAAACCCGAACGACAACCCCTCTGTCACCTTCAACTATTTCCAAGACCCCCTAGACTTGGAGAGATGTGTCCAAGGCCTTCATACCATAGAGAAGGTGGTTGAATCAAAGGCATTCTCCAAATTCCGGTTCAACGATATGTCAATACCAACTCTCCTCAACATGACAGCCCGAGCCCCCATCAATTTGCTGCCTAAGCATGAGAATTCTTCAAGGTCTCTGGAGCAGTTCTGTAAGGACACTGTGATGACCATTTGGCATTACCATGGAGGATGCCAAGTTGGGAGAGTTGTTGATCATCAATACAAGGTTCTTGGTGTTGATGCTCTTAGGGTTATTGATGGCTCCACTTTTAACTACTCACCTGGGACTAATCCTCAAGCCACTGTTATGATGCTTGGAAG GTACATGGGACAGACAATACTGAATGAGAGACTTGCGACTGATGAACCATAG
- the LOC112176549 gene encoding SPX domain-containing membrane protein At4g22990, giving the protein MVAFGKKLKDRQIEEWRGYYINYKLMKKKVKRYAQQIKEGTLDRRHVLKDFSMMLDNQIETIVLFLLEQQGLLASRIANFGKRHDALQQQPDISQISELREAYRQVGRDLLKLLFFVEINAIGLRKILKKFDKRFGYRFTDYYVKTRANHPYSQLQQVFKHVGVGAVVGAISRNLHELQDRQGSYLSIYDQPSLPLQDPVVDSIKAAVDRLTHSTNFLSFLGQHALILQEEFPIPVEEQADDQIYHFNSLLLNLANTFLYMVNTYIIVPTADDYSISLGAAATVCGVVIGAMAVAQVFSSVYFSAWSNRSYFKPLIFSSIVLFAGNTLYALAYDLDSIWVLLIGRLLCGFGSARAVNRRYISDCVPLRIRMQASAGFVSASALGMACGPALAGLLQTDFKIYKLTFNQDTLPGWVMAVAWLLYLVWLCISFKEPVREDEEVPVESTGGKAESDALEKGLKKPLLITSENTSENNKEDEDDDPDIDESEEAVEESRRPATSIGSAYRLLTPSVKVQLLIYFMLKYVMEILLSESSVVTTYYFNWSTSSVAIFLASLGLTVLPVNILVGSYISNMFEDRQILLASEILVFIGIVISFNIIIPYTVAQYVVSGLVVFVSAEVLEGVNLSLLSRVMSSRLSRGTYNGGLLSTEAGTLARVIADGTITLAGYLGDSKLLNVTLIPSLVICVTSIVATCYTYNSLY; this is encoded by the exons ATGGTTGCCTTTGGGAAAAAGCTGAAGGACAGACAAATTGAAGAATGGCGGGG GTATTACATCAACTACAAACTTATGAAGAAAAAAGTGAAACGCTATGCTcaacaaattaaagaaggaaCACTAGATCGGCGCCACGTCCTAAAGGATTTTTCTATGATGCTAGATAACCAG ATAGAGACGATCGTCCTTTTCCTATTGGAACAACAAGGGCTACTTGCGAGCAGGATAGCCAACTTTGGAAAACGACATGATGCTCTTCAACAGCAACCTGATATTTCCCAGATATCTGAACTACGAGAAGCTTATAGACAAGTGGGGCGAGATCTTCTGAAGCTTCTATTTTTTGTTGAGATAAATGCTATTGGCCTGCGTAAGATACTGAAGAAGTTTGATAAACGCTTCGGCTATAGATTCACTGATTACTACGTTAAAACTCGTGCTAATCATCCTTACTCACAGCTGCAGCAAGTCTTTAAGCATGTG GGGGTAGGGGCTGTTGTGGGAGCTATCTCTCGAAATCTTCATGAACTTCAGGACCGACAAGGAAGCTACTTATCAATATATGATCAACCGTCTCTTCCTCTGCAG GATCCTGTCGTTGATTCTATAAAAGCAGCTGTGGACAGGTTGACCCATTCAACGAACTTTCTCAGCTTTTTGGGACAACATGCACTCATTTTGCAAGAAGAGTTCCCTATTCCGGTTGAGGAACAAGCTGATGATCAGATATACCATTTTAATTCTCTTCTCTTAAACTTAGCAAATACATTTCTTTATATGGTCAATACATATATCATTGTCCCGACAGCAGATGACTACTCCATAAGCCTTGGAGCTGCAGCAACAGTTTGTGGTGTTGTGATTGGAGCAATGGCTGTTGCACAGGTGTTTTCTTCAGTGTATTTTAGTGCATGGTCAAATAGATCATACTTCAAGCCTCTTATATTTAGCAGTATCGTTCTTTTTGCGGGAAATACCTTGTATGCACTGGCTTATGATCTTGATTCGATATGGGTACTTTTGATTGGTCGTCTACTTTGTGG atttgGTTCTGCTAGAGCTGTAAACCGGCGTTATATCAGTGATTGTGTACCACTTAGAATTCGAATGCAGGCTTCAGCAGGTTTTGTTAGTGCTAGTGCCCTTGGAATGGCATGCGGTCCTGCCCTAGCTGGCTTGCTTCAAACTGATTTCAAGATTTACAAGCTTACATTCAATCAAGACACTCTGCCTGGCTGGGTTATGGCTGTAGCTTGGCTTCTATACTTAGTATGGCTTTGCATTTCATTCAAAGAACCTGTACGTGAAGATGAAGAGGTTCCTGTGGAATCGACTGGAG GAAAAGCAGAAAGTGACGCACTCGAGAAAGGTCTTAAAAAACCATTACTCATCACTTCTGAAAACACTtctgaaaacaataaagaagatgaagatgatgatccTGATATTGATGAAAGCGAAGAAGCTGTTGAGGAATCTCGCAGACCAGCTACTTCGATTGGATCAGCATATCGACTACTTACACCCTCGGTGAAG GTTCAATTATTGATATATTTCATGCTCAAGTACGTAATGGAGATTCTACTTTCAGAATCTAGTGTTGTTACCACATACTATTTTAATTGGTCTACTAGCTCAGTTGCAATTTTTCTTGCATCTCTTGGGCTTACCGTTCTTCCAGTTAATATATTGGTCGGAAGCTACAtcagcaacatgtttgaagacaG GCAAATTTTATTGGCATCTGAAATACTGGTTTTTATAGGCATAGTTATAAGCTTCAATATAATAATTCCATACACTGTGGCACAGTATGTAGTTTCTGGACTCGTTGTGTTTGTTTCGGCTGAAGTACTTGAAG GTGTGAATTTGTCACTTTTATCTAGGGTCATGTCATCGAGGCTTTCCCGTGGAACTTACAATGGTGGATTACTTTCAACAGAAGCTGGGACTCTCGCTCGAGTAATTGCAGATGGCACCATTACTCTGGCTGGGTACTTGGGGGACAGTAAACTCTTGAACGTGACATTAATTCCTTCCCTCGTCATTTGCGTTACATCCATTGTTGCTACCTGCTATACCTACAACTCTCTCTATTGA